The following proteins are encoded in a genomic region of Glycine soja cultivar W05 chromosome 17, ASM419377v2, whole genome shotgun sequence:
- the LOC114391890 gene encoding ethylene-responsive transcription factor SHINE 2-like, with product MVQAKKFRGVRQRQWGSWVSEIRHPLLKRRVWLGTFETAEAAARAYDQAAILMSGQNAKTNFPTQMNQPQGATTTTPCVDPFSSPNVLSEHLSRKLKRCCKDPSPSLTCLRLDADNSHIGVWQKGAGPHSDSNWIVRVEIGKKLHAEGESSSVSSSAAGGSPPKPSVGHGDGYGDEEDRIAMQMIDELLNWNHPCGSSN from the exons ATGGTACAAGCAAAGAAGTTCAGGGGAGTAAGACAGCGCCAATGGGGCTCATGGGTCTCAGAAATTCGTCACCCCTTGCT GAAGAGAAGGGTGTGGCTAGGTACATTTGAGACAGCAGAGGCTGCAGCAAGGGCATATGACCAAGCAGCAATTTTGATGAGTGGTCAAAATGCCAAGACCAATTTCCCTACACAAATGAATCAGCCTCAAGGTGCTACTACTACTACTCCGTGTGTAGACCCTTTCTCATCTCCAAATGTTCTTTCTGAGCATCTGAGTAGGAAGCTCAAGAGATGCTGCAAAGACCCTTCTCCATCCCTCACATGTCTAAGGCTAGATGCTGACAATTCCCACATTGGAGTGTGGCAAAAGGGTGCAGGACCACATTCAGACTCTAACTGGATTGTAAGGGTTGAGATTGGAAAGAAATTACATGCAGAGGGTGAGTCATCAAGTgtatcatcatcagcagcaggaGGGTCACCACCAAAACCTAGTGTTGGTCATGGTGATGGTTATGGTGACGAAGAGGATAGAATTGCCATGCAGATGATTGATGAGCTTCTTAATTGGAATCATCCCTGTGGTTCGAGTAATTAA